Genomic DNA from Paracoccus sp. MBLB3053:
GCGTTATCCGCGAGCCGCAGCGTGTCGACCGCGAGCGTCTGGATATGGGCCCGGGTGATCACCGCCCCGTCGATCTGGGCCGAACCGGTGATGATCCCGGTCGATGCCAGGAGACCGCCGGTCAGCGTGCCCACGACGATATGCGTGCCTCGGATCGTGCCGTCGACGATCAGCTCGCCCACGCCCTTGCGCCTCATGACCGGCTGCGAGAAGACGATCGACCCGCCGGCGGCATAGCCCGCGTCATCGACGCGCAGGACGATGCGCACCAGCACCGCACCCTCGGGCGCGACCCCAGAGGTGCTGATCCGCCCCCAGGTCATCGAGGTCTTGGCGACCGCGGCAGCGCCGAGGATCGCCCCGGAGAGATCCGCGAACTGCAGGATCAGCCGCGAGCTATGCGCCGCCGTGGCTCCGATCCGGCACGATGCGAAGATCTCGTCGCCCGGCGAGATGCTGGCCCAGTCGCTGGTGATCGAGGTGAGCGTATTGTCCGGGCGCGGGTTGACCACGAAAGTGCCACGGCATTGCGCCTGCGCCGTCGTCACGCCACCATTCGGGTTATGCGTGACCCATGTCGCCGTGGCATTCGTGCCCCAGCTGTCCCGATCCTGCATCTGGTTATCGAGCACCAGGTTGTCGAAGGCGGTGATCGCCACCTTGCTCGCGACCATGGCTTTCGCCGCGAGCTGGTCGACGCCGATTGCCCCGGCCGCGATCTGGGCCGCAGTCAGCTGCCCGACGATCTGATCGGCCGCGTTCTGGTCGACCCATGCGGTGCCGGTCCAGCGATAGAGCCGACCGGTCGAGAGCAACACGACCAGATCGCCCACGCCGATGCCGGAGGCTGGCAGCGAAACCACCAGCCGCGGCGGACGCATCGAGGCGGCGAAATAGGTCTCGTCGAGGACGCCCTGCAGGCTTTCCGCGATGAAATGGATCCAGATGCCGAGCGTCGCATCCCATTCGTAGAGGGAATTGTCGGCACGAGACCAGGCCAATTCCCCCTCATAACCGCCCGGCACCGAGCGATCGAGGATATCCCGCGTCGCCTTCAGGCCGGCGCCCTCGAAGAGGCCGAGAATGCCGTCGACGAAATCGTCGTCGCCCAGGTAGATCGCGTCGGTCGTGACATTGACCCAATCGGTCCAAGCGCTCTTCGGCGTGATGCTCGACTGCAGCCGCGCCCGCACCTGGTAGGCCGTCACCGGCGCGACGCCATGGACGTTCCAGATATAGGGTTCGCGCCAGGGCAGGATCGCATCGACCTCGAGGGCGGTTTCGCCGAGCTTGCGGGTCTCGACATGGATCGTCGAGACGCCGACCTCGTCGTCATCGCAGCTCACCTGGATCGCCACGCGCCGCGCGCGGGTCGCGCTGTCGGTGATGGTGACAGCCGTTGCCCCGAAACCGGTGATCGCCTGCACCCAGGGCCGCACCGGCTTCGGCGTGGTGATGGTGGTGGGCAGTTCGAGATCGGATGACCAGTCGTAATCCTCCGGGTTCACCTCGCGCAGCGTGACCGCGACCTTCATCGAGGGCGTCTTGGCGACGCTTTCGACGATGAAGAGCTTCGAGAGATAGCCGTTCTGCGCGCTGGACCAGCTCACCATGTCGAGCGGCTCGAGCCCGCAGGCCTCGGGGGCAAGGGTGAACTGATGGATGCGCATGCGCCGGAAATCGCGGAGCTGGGCCCGGTTCAGGCGCTGCACCTGGCGACGATAGGGCACGGCCGGATAGCTGATCGAGGTCGGCAGGTAGCGCCCGCCATCCTCGGCCCTGAGATCGGCCGCGATATATTCCGGGGCGTCCCGCGTGGTCCATTTCTCGGCGGGCTCGGGATAGCTGGCCGAGATCGCGTTGAAAGTATCCCCGAGCGCCGCGAAGGGCTTGTAGCTCTGGCCCTCGGCCAGTCCGACCTCCGCATCGGTGAAGGCATAAACCGCGGCCGCCGGCAGATCGACCAGCGGCTTCAGCATGCCGCCGACCTCGGCAAAGCGCATGTTCGCGGCCTGACCGAGACTGTCGAGCACGTCGAGGGCGCGCATATTCGCATTGACCTGCAGGCCCGCGCGATAGGCGGGCTCGGTGCCGCCCACGGCCAGCGTCACGGCCCGGTCGCAGGCGGTCATCGCCGCGACCCATTCGGCACGCGGCAGCCGCCATGCCGGGAGGTTCCTGCCGCCGAAGATCCACTCGCTGCCGTAATAGATGCCGCGCGCCACGTTATAGGCGATAACCGCCGCGTTGCGGCTCGGCTCATAGGTCGCGCGGTTGCCCCAGCGATGCGATCCCGAGCCGCCGGTCGAGCTGTCCTTTCTCGGGTCATAGAGGGCCAGGGGCTCGGGCTCGATCAGGACGTTCGGCCGGGCCGTCATCACCTCGGGATCATAGTAATAGGTCACGACGGCATAGGCCTTGCCGGTGCCGATCATCGCCGGGCTCCAGGGATAGTCCTCATCATCCCCGAAGATATCGACCAGGAAGGCATCTGCCGTGCTCTGGTTGCCGTTCTGG
This window encodes:
- a CDS encoding phage tail protein translates to MILFLTTLAAFFALALPAHADPVSAVAGFIATALGVGAATATAIANLAIGLGASLLSKVIGKATAERPGVNVQDQVAIGDDSALSFILGDYATAGKRKYIGSWGKNTRWITEVLEFSALPVSGVQNVWFNDELGEIAYGEPAYRPGGPLMGYPVKNFSEGVGTSEERDRVWIKFQNGNQSTADAFLVDIFGDDEDYPWSPAMIGTGKAYAVVTYYYDPEVMTARPNVLIEPEPLALYDPRKDSSTGGSGSHRWGNRATYEPSRNAAVIAYNVARGIYYGSEWIFGGRNLPAWRLPRAEWVAAMTACDRAVTLAVGGTEPAYRAGLQVNANMRALDVLDSLGQAANMRFAEVGGMLKPLVDLPAAAVYAFTDAEVGLAEGQSYKPFAALGDTFNAISASYPEPAEKWTTRDAPEYIAADLRAEDGGRYLPTSISYPAVPYRRQVQRLNRAQLRDFRRMRIHQFTLAPEACGLEPLDMVSWSSAQNGYLSKLFIVESVAKTPSMKVAVTLREVNPEDYDWSSDLELPTTITTPKPVRPWVQAITGFGATAVTITDSATRARRVAIQVSCDDDEVGVSTIHVETRKLGETALEVDAILPWREPYIWNVHGVAPVTAYQVRARLQSSITPKSAWTDWVNVTTDAIYLGDDDFVDGILGLFEGAGLKATRDILDRSVPGGYEGELAWSRADNSLYEWDATLGIWIHFIAESLQGVLDETYFAASMRPPRLVVSLPASGIGVGDLVVLLSTGRLYRWTGTAWVDQNAADQIVGQLTAAQIAAGAIGVDQLAAKAMVASKVAITAFDNLVLDNQMQDRDSWGTNATATWVTHNPNGGVTTAQAQCRGTFVVNPRPDNTLTSITSDWASISPGDEIFASCRIGATAAHSSRLILQFADLSGAILGAAAVAKTSMTWGRISTSGVAPEGAVLVRIVLRVDDAGYAAGGSIVFSQPVMRRKGVGELIVDGTIRGTHIVVGTLTGGLLASTGIITGSAQIDGAVITRAHIQTLAVDTLRLADNAVTVPVGATNSSDLRLYPATGEVTLLSVSMVREGAPTMLWATAQIGGYITSSIAMFRLYRDSTLIAQFPSVSGNDGAQTSASFAFRDANLGTGATTYSLRVERFTSGEYTGDPQIVNRSLVAMHVKK